A single window of Caldimicrobium thiodismutans DNA harbors:
- a CDS encoding class I SAM-dependent methyltransferase, with protein sequence MAGKKNMDIKNLTLETELITIRGKTLRLFRPAKLEEVFQGDPFLETEKFPLWLKLWEASIVLTDYLGSLPPGKEILELGAGLGVISLFASAFGHRVLATDKEELPLKLLEKSAKENGLSLNIQKLDWLAPEISKKFDLVVGAEIIFKKSHFEPLINLFKSSLKPEGEVLLAHSAERKRILIPFLHRAQEFFEIQTSIRKLRSQEETQEVILNKLLPKREG encoded by the coding sequence ATGGCAGGGAAGAAAAATATGGATATTAAAAATTTAACACTTGAAACTGAACTTATTACTATCAGGGGTAAGACCTTAAGGCTTTTTCGTCCTGCTAAACTTGAGGAAGTCTTTCAAGGTGATCCCTTTTTAGAAACGGAAAAATTTCCGCTCTGGTTAAAGCTCTGGGAGGCTTCAATTGTGCTAACGGATTATTTAGGAAGTCTTCCTCCTGGAAAGGAAATTCTTGAGCTTGGGGCAGGGCTTGGTGTCATAAGTCTCTTTGCCTCAGCCTTTGGTCACAGGGTCTTAGCAACAGACAAAGAAGAACTTCCTCTTAAACTGCTTGAAAAATCCGCTAAGGAAAATGGTCTCTCTCTTAATATTCAAAAACTTGACTGGCTTGCACCAGAAATATCTAAAAAATTTGACTTAGTAGTGGGTGCTGAAATCATCTTTAAAAAATCCCATTTTGAGCCTCTCATAAACCTCTTTAAAAGCTCGCTTAAGCCTGAAGGTGAGGTTCTTCTTGCACACTCAGCAGAGAGAAAGCGAATTCTTATCCCCTTTCTTCACAGGGCTCAGGAATTTTTTGAAATTCAAACAAGTATCAGGAAACTGAGATCTCAAGAGGAAACTCAGGAAGTCATTCTAAACAAACTTCTTCCCAAGCGTGAAGGTTAA